A genomic region of uncultured Paludibaculum sp. contains the following coding sequences:
- a CDS encoding glycosyl hydrolase family 28-related protein translates to MKRISTVVACLSVALPLAAASYYTARPEDPKAVYLTNENFAVKGDGVADDTVALQSAIDKVQETTGQGVVFVPQGRYRITKTIHVWPGIRLIGYGAQRPVLVLAAATPGYQDLNQENYMVFFTGNRPGAGRGPRPGGGNAQQPPGPRRSGLNQANLSQPLDANPGTFYSALSNIDFEIGAGNEGAVAVRGRYAQHCYLAHVEFRLGSALAGIHDGGNYGEDLHFVGGQYGLFTRKPSPGWQLTLVDTIFEGQKRAAIRTHEAGLTLVHPVIRNVPTAIDIDAGYVEELWIKNGRLENITGPAIIISREKSPRTEVNLEDLDCRDVPVLAMLRESGTRVAGPAPLYHVKAFSHGLHYADIGATGTFRTDLQAAAIRTMPADHADLPALPAQDSWVNVHTLGVKGDGTTDDTAALRQAIAAHRSLYFPMGMYRVTDTIRMRPDTVLVGLHPSRTALVLADGTEAFQGLGGPVPVLEAPKGGTNLVAGLGIYTNGMNPRAVAALWMAGQNSMMNDVRFLGGHGTSKIDGTREDIYNNTHTADPNLNRRWDSQYPSLWVTNGGGGTFADIWTPSTFARAGLLVSDTTTPGRVYHMSSEHHVRYELQFRRVSNWAVYAPQTEEERGESGSAIPMEIEDSSNITVANFHLYRVVSSFQPFPYAISVTGSKDIRLRNVHCYTDAKASFESAVYDQTHNGQMRQREFAWMNISGAAPVVQPKRTSTLLPPGAKVERLAGGFFNVSGGAVSSTGDYYFVDARWQRIYRWAAATRSLSTVSDAPLEPVNLFFDKADNLCVVSYGGKGVVYCLEPGKPGVPVTMLQPQAATPRGGLTPVLPVDHWRLENDFLETVPVRKPAQYVTPDGSTFLPAGEDFVTGRLYYGSKLVDVIRAFGLSPAKAGQPFYVSDEEQHRTYVATVDSEGTLQNTKLFVEQAAEGVAVDARGNVYLAAGQIYVYSPAGVLIDTIEVPERPVQLAFGGKDGKTLFIAARSSIYAVRTLNAGR, encoded by the coding sequence ATGAAGCGCATCAGTACGGTCGTAGCTTGCCTCTCGGTCGCCTTACCTTTGGCAGCCGCGTCCTATTACACCGCGAGGCCGGAAGATCCGAAGGCGGTCTATCTCACCAACGAGAATTTTGCCGTGAAGGGCGATGGCGTGGCTGACGATACGGTGGCGCTGCAGAGCGCCATCGACAAGGTACAGGAGACAACCGGACAGGGCGTCGTGTTCGTTCCGCAAGGGCGCTACCGCATCACGAAGACCATCCATGTCTGGCCCGGCATCCGGCTAATTGGCTATGGCGCGCAGAGGCCTGTGTTGGTGCTGGCGGCGGCCACACCGGGCTACCAGGATCTGAACCAGGAAAACTACATGGTGTTCTTTACCGGCAACAGGCCGGGCGCCGGGCGTGGTCCACGGCCAGGCGGAGGCAATGCGCAGCAACCGCCGGGCCCGCGCCGCAGCGGACTGAACCAGGCGAACCTCAGCCAGCCTCTCGACGCGAACCCCGGGACCTTCTATTCCGCCCTGAGCAACATCGACTTCGAGATCGGTGCGGGTAACGAGGGCGCCGTGGCCGTGAGAGGCCGCTATGCGCAGCATTGCTATCTGGCCCACGTCGAGTTTCGGTTGGGCAGCGCGCTGGCCGGAATTCACGATGGCGGCAACTATGGCGAAGACCTGCACTTTGTCGGCGGCCAGTACGGACTCTTCACGCGGAAGCCCTCTCCGGGCTGGCAACTTACATTGGTCGACACCATCTTTGAGGGGCAGAAGCGTGCGGCCATCCGGACGCACGAGGCCGGGCTGACGCTGGTCCATCCCGTGATCAGAAACGTGCCCACCGCGATCGATATCGACGCGGGCTATGTCGAAGAGTTGTGGATCAAGAACGGCCGCCTGGAGAACATCACGGGTCCGGCCATCATCATCAGTCGAGAGAAAAGCCCTCGGACCGAGGTCAACCTGGAAGACCTGGACTGCCGCGACGTGCCCGTGTTGGCGATGCTGCGCGAGAGTGGAACGCGTGTGGCAGGCCCGGCGCCGCTCTATCACGTGAAGGCCTTCTCGCATGGATTGCACTACGCCGACATCGGTGCCACGGGCACTTTTCGTACCGACCTGCAGGCCGCGGCCATCCGGACAATGCCGGCGGACCATGCCGATCTGCCGGCCCTGCCGGCCCAGGATTCCTGGGTCAATGTGCATACGCTGGGCGTGAAGGGCGATGGCACGACCGACGACACCGCCGCGTTGCGTCAAGCAATTGCCGCGCACCGATCACTGTATTTCCCGATGGGCATGTATCGCGTCACCGACACCATCCGGATGCGGCCCGACACGGTGCTCGTGGGCCTGCATCCGAGCCGGACGGCGCTGGTGCTGGCCGACGGCACCGAAGCCTTCCAAGGCTTGGGTGGCCCTGTGCCTGTGCTGGAGGCGCCGAAGGGCGGCACGAATCTGGTGGCCGGGCTTGGCATCTATACGAACGGCATGAACCCACGGGCGGTGGCGGCGCTATGGATGGCCGGCCAGAATTCGATGATGAACGATGTCCGCTTCCTGGGCGGCCACGGAACATCAAAAATCGACGGCACCCGGGAAGACATCTACAACAACACGCATACGGCGGACCCCAACCTGAATCGCAGGTGGGACAGCCAGTATCCCAGCCTGTGGGTGACGAATGGCGGTGGTGGTACCTTTGCCGATATCTGGACACCCAGCACGTTTGCTCGCGCCGGGCTGTTGGTGTCCGATACAACGACTCCAGGCCGTGTTTATCACATGTCCAGCGAGCATCATGTGCGCTACGAACTCCAGTTCCGCCGCGTGTCGAACTGGGCGGTCTATGCGCCGCAAACCGAAGAGGAGCGAGGCGAGAGCGGCTCTGCGATCCCCATGGAAATTGAAGATTCGTCCAACATCACGGTGGCGAACTTCCATCTCTATCGTGTGGTGAGCTCGTTCCAGCCGTTCCCCTACGCCATCAGCGTCACCGGCTCGAAGGACATCAGGCTGCGCAATGTTCATTGCTACACCGACGCGAAGGCTTCGTTTGAGAGCGCCGTCTATGATCAGACCCACAACGGGCAGATGCGCCAACGGGAGTTTGCCTGGATGAACATCTCGGGCGCGGCGCCCGTGGTCCAGCCCAAGCGGACCAGCACGTTGCTGCCGCCTGGCGCCAAGGTGGAGCGGCTGGCAGGCGGGTTCTTCAATGTCTCAGGCGGCGCGGTTTCTTCCACCGGCGACTACTACTTCGTCGACGCCAGGTGGCAGCGCATCTACCGCTGGGCCGCGGCCACAAGGAGTTTGTCCACCGTGAGTGACGCTCCACTGGAGCCGGTGAATCTCTTCTTCGACAAGGCGGACAACCTGTGCGTGGTGTCCTATGGCGGCAAGGGCGTTGTCTACTGTCTGGAACCAGGCAAGCCGGGCGTGCCGGTGACGATGCTGCAACCCCAAGCAGCGACTCCACGCGGCGGCCTCACGCCAGTCCTGCCGGTGGATCATTGGCGGCTGGAGAATGACTTTCTCGAGACAGTGCCGGTGCGTAAGCCCGCCCAGTACGTGACACCCGACGGCTCGACCTTCCTGCCCGCCGGCGAGGACTTCGTCACGGGACGCCTGTACTACGGCTCGAAGCTGGTGGACGTGATTCGAGCCTTCGGATTGTCGCCCGCCAAGGCGGGGCAGCCCTTCTATGTCAGCGACGAGGAGCAACACCGCACCTACGTCGCCACTGTGGATTCCGAAGGTACTCTGCAAAACACCAAACTCTTTGTCGAGCAGGCCGCAGAAGGTGTGGCCGTGGATGCGCGCGGCAATGTCTATCTGGCGGCCGGCCAGATCTATGTCTACTCGCCAGCCGGTGTATTGATCGACACCATCGAGGTGCCTGAGCGGCCCGTACAGTTGGCCTTCGGCGGCAAGGATGGCAAGACGTTGTTCATCGCCGCGCGCTCCAGTATCTACGCTGTGAGGACTTTGAACGCGGGGCGCTGA
- a CDS encoding UpxY family transcription antiterminator: protein MDRMGPHAGGSGFLTEQPTSLRQPYAWYALTVRPQHERSVEMALAAKGLTTYLPLFTTLRKWSDRFKKLVVPLFPGYVFCRFDGSSRVQVLRTPGVITIVSTGLTPTPIPDAQVDAVRRMLASGVLVEPWGYLKEGERVRIQEGPMAGIEGILLEVRDAWRLVVSIELFQRSVAVQIHRGSVVPARL from the coding sequence ATGGATCGAATGGGCCCACACGCCGGTGGCTCTGGGTTCCTGACGGAGCAGCCGACCTCCTTGCGGCAGCCCTATGCCTGGTACGCGCTGACAGTGCGACCTCAGCATGAACGTAGCGTCGAGATGGCTCTGGCCGCCAAGGGGCTGACCACTTATCTCCCTCTCTTCACCACCCTGAGAAAGTGGTCCGATCGCTTTAAGAAGCTGGTGGTTCCCCTATTTCCGGGGTATGTCTTCTGCCGTTTTGATGGCTCGTCGCGCGTTCAGGTGTTGCGCACGCCGGGCGTGATCACCATTGTCTCAACGGGCCTGACACCGACCCCCATCCCGGATGCGCAGGTCGACGCCGTCAGGCGAATGCTGGCGTCCGGAGTTCTCGTCGAGCCTTGGGGCTATCTCAAGGAGGGGGAGCGTGTGCGAATTCAGGAGGGTCCGATGGCCGGAATCGAAGGCATACTTCTGGAGGTCCGCGACGCCTGGCGCCTGGTTGTGAGCATAGAGCTGTTCCAACGTTCCGTCGCGGTTCAGATCCACCGCGGCAGCGTCGTTCCCGCTCGACTCTGA